AGCAATAAAAACAGACCGGGGGGTTGAGGCTTTAGAGGGAATAGCCGGCAGTTCCGTAAGACTGCCAGTAGTCAAATTATAACTGTAGAATATTCCCGGTATATTGGCTATGGTATTATTAGAACCCGCGAAATACACCACATCTTGATGGATCACTGCAAAAGACGATGCAATATTACCTTGGTTGATATCCACGTATTTGAGAATCTTACCTGTTTTATTCTGTGGATCAACTTGGGTTATTTTCCCATCCAAAATCCAAATTCCCTTATCCCGCCAATTCACTGATCTTCCATCTGCCGCCGGATTGAATGGAAAAGTGTGCATGCGCATGTAAGGCAGCACAGGCCATGTATTTTCTACAGAGGCATAATTATCAGATTTCACTCCTGCATTATTTGCCCAAACCTTGAAAAATCTAGGATAAACCTCATCTTCGCGGAAATAAGAGTTTAACCATATAGAATCGGGTTTCGCACTGCTTACAGAAATCTCTAGCCCTTCCACATCAGAGACAAAATAGTTATTGAATGGAACAACAGAATTGAAATTGCTTCCAGCTAAAACCAAATAAGTATAATTAGTGCCCGTTTTTACTTTTTGACCTGGATCGATTTCAGTTTTTTGAATCCGAATGCTTTTGTCTAGTTCATAGATTTTACCTCGAAGCTGAATTCTAAAAGTGGGATTGAGCGTTTCGAAGGCTGCAAATGAACTGAATACTATCAGAGAATCAGATACACTGACTACTTCCATATTGTAATTAGGATAATAAACATTTACATCTCTGCTTCTCAAATATTTCCCCTTGATATAGAAATTTTCTTCATATGCGAAATCCCTGTCGGATTCGAAAAATATAGGTTCATAGAACTGAAAATCCGAATTGATATTCACTTGTTTGTCCAGAACCTTAATAGATAAGATTAGTTTCCCATCATAATCATAGGGATAGCCAAACTCAAGGTCATCTGGTATAATGATTTTGAAGCTATTTTCCTTTAAATCTATTACCTGTGCCGGTGCCTGATTTACCTTTACGGAATAATTTGACAAGTCCGTGCTGAGTCGGGTACCATATACCTCCAAGGTATCACCGTAATAAACTTCTGGTTCTCCCTCTACACGATCAATCAAAAAGCCCAGAGCGCCTTCACTCTTGAATATCACAGCTTCGGAATAAACAGTCGCTACTTCAGTTTTGATAAATGCGGAAACGTAATAACTTCTCCCCTTCACCATAGAATGATCTCCCACAAGCCTAAACTCGTTAGCGGGGCGCCCAGTGGCTTTTACCACCTCTGCTGAAGTTACTTTAGGATCTGCATTCTCTGAATAAACAAAGCCATATTCTAGGATCTCATCAGAACCAAAATCATATACATTGGCAGTAAATTCAGCTCCGGTCTCCGAAACTTCCTGTACAAAGGCAACACTAAATCTAGGGTTGGTCCGAGGTACTACCTCTTCATTTTTATCGCAACCACTAAACAGGAATATACTTAGAATCCCTAACAACCAATTCTTCATAATTGCCTTATAGTTCTAATCCTATTTGAAAGGACACGTAAGTTCTGTTATAATAATATTGGGGTAAATTCGGAATACTAACCGTATAAAAATCCCTAAGGTATTGAGCTTCAACCTCTGCAAAAAGATCAAAGGAATGAGAAATTGGTATTGAAGCACCTAATTTGATCCCAGGAACAATCTTCAGATCAGTAGTAGAAAAAAGCTGGGATTCCATAATTAAGACGCCTTCCATTCCTCCGTTATAAGCATCATCTACAAAGCCTTTGTTATTATCTAACTTACTCATCCAAACTCCTCCTACTAGACCCAAGTAATAATCCATACCTCCTCTTTTCAAAAAGCTATAACTATAGCTGACAGGTATCACAATACTCTTTTCTTCAAATTGTGCAGATGCGGTTATGTCATTTACTGAGTAAGAGAAACTGGTTTCAAAATCCACAGGTCTTGTAACATAACCCGCACGTATCTCAAAACTGGACTTTGGTGAACGTCTAAAATCATGAAGTTTTATACCTGCCGAAACCCTATATCCCAAAATTGAACTAAACGCCCCCTTATACTTTTCTGATCGTGAATGTGACTGAAGGAAATCTGCACCAACACCAAATGCTACTGTTGGCGAAAATTTAACAAAAGGGATTTTCTCGACATGTAGCTTGTATGGTAACTGCTCACATTCGTGAAACTGAGTTAATATTCTAATTAAATCTTGTTCTTCTAACCTAGACTTTTCTATCAAATCAATAAGCTGAAATCCACATTCACCTGCTGTAAGTACTTTCAGTGTGGAGATGTAGAGTTTGATACGCCGCTGCTTCGAGGTTCCTGCTCCTGGAGTTATTTGGTAAAAAGCACGAAGCTTCTGGATTTCAATTCCATTATCTATGTAGTAATTTCCATTTTTATAATCTAGCTGCAGTTTCCCAGAAAAAATAACCTGAACAAACTCCCTCCCAGATTCTTCAGAAAGGGTCTTGCTTAGAAAAAACCTTCCATTCTCTATACCAAACCCATAAAGATCTTTTGGCCCAAAAACTTGTGTATTACCCTGACTGACAAAAACCACCTCGCTGTAGTCAGTGACATCATAGTTTCTTTGAATTTGCCCGAAGACTTTTGTCCCATTTGGGAAAATGACAAAATCCGATGCAATCCCACGGCCTGGATCTAAGCTAGACCATATGTTTTCCTCTATGTATCCACTTTGAGCCTGTGCCTGGAAAAACGGCAAGCTTGTCAGAATCAAGACAATTGCCATTTGTAGATTTTTTACCATATAATAAATAAAAGAGGCGCGCTAGATAGTCAGTTTTCTACATATCAGCAATGGAATAGTTAAAATATTTTTTAGTAAAAATCAATACTAGTTTTAAAACAAAAAAAGCCGGAAGAGATTCCGGCTTTTTTTGTTTTAAAGTGATTCTAATCCCCCATGATCAGCTTTAGCACATCGTTTCCAATAGCAAAAACCATCAAGGCAAGCAAAACCACCATCCCCACTTTCTGGGCATTTTCCAAGAATCTATCCGACGGCGCTCGACCGGAAATCATCTCATAAAGCAAAAAGATCACATGTCCTCCATCCAGTGCAGGAATCGGAAGCAAGTTCATAAATGCCAATATCATAGAGATCAATCCCGTAATAGTCCAGAACTTGGACCAGTTCCAGGTATCCCCGTATATCTTCGCCATTCCGATAGGACCGCTTACATTTTTGGTGGAAACCTCACCGGTAAACATCTTGCCCATGGCTTTGGCATTTACGATCACTACAGAAAATGCTCTGGTGGTGCCTTTTTTCACCGCTTCAGCAAAACCATACTTACGCTGCACCATCTCTACAGTCTGCGCCATTTCAATCCCGATCATACCGTCTTCTGATACGTCCACCATGGTGTGTGTAGTGTCCTGATCTGCAGTCAACAAAGTAACGTCAACTTCCTTACCCGCTGCATCGGCTAATACCTCCCGGATGTCATTGATGTAATTGATGGAGCGGCCATTTACGGCCAATATCTGGTCATCAGCAGTAATCCCAGCCATTTCGGCCGCTCCGCCTTTGGTCACCCCTTGTAGCTCAAAAGGGTATCGAATATCCAGGAAATTACTCATCGCATCCTCATTATTAAAAGAGTTGATGAAGCCTCTAGGGATTGCCACTTTTATGATTTCCCCATCTCTATCTACCGTATAAAACCCGTTCTCGCTGAGCAAAGCAGCACCAGAACTGAGGTCGTTGATGGACTGATAAGGCTCTCCATTGATGTCCAAAATCTTATCACCGGTTTTCAGACCTATAGATTCTCCGATTTCATAGGCTACAATCCCGTTTTCTATTACCTGATCCCTGGAGAAATATGTCTCACCATTGTTGAAAACCAGGATTACAAATATCACAATCCCCGTGATGACGTTGACTATAATCCCTCCCAGCATCACAATTAGGCGCTGCCATGCCGGCTTGGAGCGGAACTCCCATGGCTGTGGCTCTCCGGCCATCTGTTCAGAATCCATGGACTCATCTACCATGCCCGAGATTTTTACAAATCCTCCCAATGGAATCGCTCCAATAGAATATTCCGTTTCTCCATATTGAAAACCGGCGATTTTAGGAGGAAATCCGATTGAGAATTTTTCTACTCTCATGCCAAACATCTTGGCAGTAAGTAAGTGACCCAACTCGTGCAATCCCACCAGGATTGATAATCCCAGGAGTAATTGGCCCACCATAATTAAGGTATCCATTATACTTTATTCGTTATTAGTTCTTTTGTAATTTCTCTAGCCCGCTGATCCGTCTCCACATAATCTTCCAATTTCGGATGTGCAATAAACTCAGCTTTTTCCAGAGTTTCGCCAATCAGATCTGACATTTGCAGAAATCCCACCTCTTTTTTCAAGAAAGCCGCTACAGCTATTTCATTCGCAGCATTGAGTACACAGGGTGAATTGCCTCCTTTTGCCAGGGCATCATAGGCCAGTTGTAGGTTCCGGAATGTCTTCAGATCAGGCTGCTCGAAAGTGAGCTGCGGATAATCCAGAAAGTTGAATCTTTCGAAGTTACTTTTCAGACGGTCTGGGAAGCTCAGTGCAAACTGAATGGGAATACGCATATCCGGCAATCCAAGTTGCGCCTTCAAGGAGCCATCCTCAAACTGTACCAAAGAGTGGATGATACTCTGCGGATGTACGATCACGTCGATCTGCTCTGTTTTCAGTCCAAATAACCACTTCGCCTCTATCACTTCCAGACCTTTGTTCATCAGTGAAGCAGAGTCAATGGTGATTTTTGCTCCCATGTCCCAATTGGGGTGCTTCAGGGCTTGCTCCACTGTTACCGTTTCAAGAAAAGTTTTATCCTTTCCACGGAATGGACCACCTGAAGCAGTAAGGATAATCTTCTCAATAGGATTATGAAATTCTCCTACCAAGCACTGAAAAATCGCCGAATGTTCTGAATCTACCGGATAGATATTCACCCTATTTTCTTTGGCCAGAGCTGTGATAATCTCACCGGCTACGACCATGGTTTCCTTATTGGCGAGGGCAATCTGCTTCCCTGCTTTGATCGCATTAACAGTAGGGATCAAACCCGAATAGCCCACCAAAGCCGTCAAGACCACATCAATACTGTCCATCTCTACCACTTGGGCTATGGCTTTGGTACCCGCAAAAACCTTGATGTCCTGAGGGATCAAAGCTTCCTTCACCTTCCCGTAAAGCTCCTCATTACCGATCACAACTGCATTGGGGACAAACTCCAATGCCTGAGCAATCAACAAATCTGCATTATTTTGGGCAGTGAGAACCTCCACGATGAAGTCTTCAGGATGCTGACGGATTACCTCCAAGGTTTGGGTACCAATACTTCCGGTGCTGCCTAGGATGGCTACGCGTTTAGGTTCTGTCATTCAATTTTGGATTGTTGAGTAAATAAAACCGGAATAGATTCAGTCGGTTTTCTCAAGTGCTGACAAAATTACAAGATGCTCCCACTTTTCCGTGCACAATTCGTCAGTTTTTGCCCAGTGGCATTATTTTAATGGCTAAATGTAAAGTGATTCCACCTTTTAGCTGCTTAAAAAATGTGAAATCATGAACACCCTTTCTTTTCGTTCGTCAAATTGATTAAAATCTAAGCTATGAACAATCTCATTAAAACTACTGGAGTTTCATTTTTAGCCGGAATAGCCGGTGCTGCTGCTTGGTCATTTCTTTCCTTTTCGGAACCAGTCCAGCCTGCCAGTTTCCTTCCCAATTCACAACAAGAAGTAAGCTTTGCCTCCCAGTATGAACCTCCTGCCCCTGCACGTACTGTCCCACCCATTTCCTTTGTAGACGCTTCGGAAAACAGCACTGAATCGGTAGTTTTTATCAAAAACTTCTCAGGTACTGACCCACGGCGGTACAGTATGTTTGACTACTTCTTTGGCGGAGGCGGTGTTCCATCTCAGCAGGTCAGCACCGGCTCGGGCGTTATCATCTCAGAAGATGGGTACATAGTGACCAACAATCACGTCATAGACCGAGCAGAGACCATAGAGGTAGTACACAAAAAGCAAACCTACAAAGCCACCTTAGTCGGCACAGATAAAAATACTGACATCGCTGTTTTGAAAATAGAGGGGGAAAATCTGCCTGCCATCCGGAAGGGCAACAGCCGTGATCTGAAAATCGGTGAATGGGTCCTCGCGGTAGGAAATCCTTTTAACTTAACCTCTACCGTGACTGCAGGGATAGTTTCAGCAAAAGAAAGGCAAATCAATATCCTAGGCGGTGACTTCCCACTAGAGAGCTTTATTCAGACAGATGCTCCTATTAACCCTGGTAACTCAGGAGGGGCACTGGTAAATGTGGATGGGGAATTAGTAGGAATTAACACGGCAATTCTTTCCCGAACAGGATCCTATACCGGTTATGGATTTGCTGTGCCCGTGGATATTGCTTTAAAAGTAGCCAATGACCTGATCCAATACGGAGAGGTACAAAAGGCCATTCCGGGAATAGAAGCCGTAGAAATCACCCCAGAACTGGCTGAGGAAATGCAAATCAACACCCTAGATGGTGTAATCGTCACCCATGTTATCAAAGATGGGGCTGCAGAAAGAGCAGGGCTGCAACGCAACGACGTAATCACGGACCTAGGCGATCAAAGGATCACTGGAAAGGGAAGTTTTGAAGAAGCACTCTCCTACTATTACCCCGGAGATAAGCTATCAGTCAGCTTCCTCAGGGATGGTAAGCCCAAAATGGCCAATCTCACCTTGCAAAATCTTGAAGGTGGGAACGGGGTAATCAAAAGAGAATTTTACAGCTCAAGGATCCTCGGGGCCAAGCTTGAGGCAGTCAATACTATTGAAAAAGACAAATTTGGAGTCGATTACGGGATTAAAATATCCGGCTTGACCAGAGGTTATTTGAGGGAATTGGGTCTGAGAGAAGGTTTTATCCTTACACAAATCAATCGCCAACCCGCTCAAGATCCTAAGCAAGTTGGCGAATATTTAGAAAAGTACAGTGGCAGATTACTTTTAGAAGGTGTGGCATCTAACGGCCAGCCATTCCTCCAAAGCTATACGATCAGGTAAATCACTGGGCAGGGTTTCCTTCCAAAGGCTGGGTGAGCTGAATAGATCCCCCATCCTTTTGGAGGAAATCAGCCCATACCCTATGCTTTTCCTCCACATCTGAGGGCTTCCATTGGAAAGTGACATGTTGCCCAGACTGCACGTAGGAATCCGAAACCCAAAGTAGTACAGGTCTCAAGTCTGGCACATTCGGGGCCAATTCTTCACTTACCTGAACCAGATCATTGACTCCTAGGTAATACGGGTAATCTTCTTTCAAGTGTAATAAGGGATCTTCAAACTCCTCCTTCATCTCTATCTCCACCACTCCATATCTACCCAATACGCCGAACCTTTTTAAGGATTGGATGGAATTGTAAACTGAAATAGAATTGACTTGGTGAAAAGGAGTCTCCATCAACTCCCCAAAACCATAAATAGGAGACCCGTTGAACAAAATCAGCGGTTTCCCTTCATAGCGAAATCCCGCATTTGCAGGTGAAAGCAACAGCTCGTACTCACCTTTGTTCCTTTTCACAGAAGCCTTTGAAACTACTCCACCAAATGCCTCCCTTAAGGTAGCTATACTTTGGTAGTCTTTGCTCAAATAAACATCATCAGGTCCGGCTTGTTCTTCTTCCTGCCAGATAGGTTCATAATTATCAAAATCAGTCCGATAGACTTGGTCTATGTATTTTCTTTTTCGCTTATGATCCAAAATAGTCACCACCTGATCGCTGAAGGGAACTACGTTTTCAAAGGAAGCAAATTGGTTGTTCTGCCAATCAGCCAGGACCACCTTTACTTCTCCGATTCGCTCGCCCATGTTATCAAATTGGTACGCCCACACGTGGGATGAACCCTGATGCCTGATCAACTGACTTTCGATTTTGGCACTGTCTCTCAGGTAATATTCTTCTACTATCCCCTGATCAATGTAATACACCGACACTCTGGAGTTTGGATCTGAAGAAGGGGTAATCAACTCAAACTTGCCGGTATTTTCCACTTTTACCTCCGAAGCTTTTACCTCGCCTAGTATAGGAGTAGCTTCCAGCATCGGGTCGAAAACCTTTACAGCCAAAACCCCATCCGAGGCAACAGGAAATGCCAATTCCTTACTGTCGGGACGAACTTCCAAATCAAGAGTCGAATTAGTAACCTCCATCTCATCTACCAAGCCTAATTCCGCATCTGCATTTTCAGGTAAGGAATTTGACGAGAAAATAGTAGGACTGTAAACATGAATCAAAGCTTCCGTCTGGTACGAGGAGCCCGGAATTTGTGCTACTAATTTATAATTGGCAGTAGCCAAATCAGCAGGCAACAAAAAGGCCGTTTCTGCCTCATTATTTCCTGAGTTGAATCGCTCTATAGCTACCGTGTTTCCCGCATGATCCACTAGGTATAAATTAATCAACTCTCCTGCCTGGAGCAATTTAGCCTCTTCATCTAAAGTTAACAGCTGCAAGGAAACCGCATCCCCACTGATGAAAACAGAAGAGGATACAATCATTCTAACTTGATGACCTGCTTGCTGTGCGCTGGCAGCCGAAAAGGCAGTACTTAGCACAATGAGCGTAAGCGTAAGAAATTTTAAAATTCGTTCCACCATTCTGGTTCTTGGTTGGTAATATCAGTTTTTAACCCTCTATAGTCTAAGCAATTGGTACAGCCTGCCGGAGGTATAAACGGCACACCCGGAATGGGTTCACAAGGATCCTGAAATGTCAATTGGTAAGGCAAATCCTCCGGATTAAGCCTCCATCTATAGGAGGACTCATGTGCCACGAAGAAGTAGCCAGAGACCTTTTCCGATTCGTCATTTACATTTTTGATGTTAGTAGTCAGCTCGAATGGCGGTGGGTCAAAAATCCCTCCTCCACTTTGCTGCTGTGTGGCCAACTGATCCCAGAATTTAAAGCCCTCAGGAGAGAGACTATACTGCGTGATGTAGGCACTATAGCCATATGCCACTTGCTCATTATCATCGGTTTCCAAAAAGAACAAATCCCGGTTATAACCACCCGCCTTATCCTCCCAAACCTTAATCGCTTGATATTCAAAGATATTAGTAGCGTAACATCTCTTATTAGGATTATCCTCGCCGAGCATGGAAGTTTCAAAT
This genomic window from Algoriphagus sp. TR-M9 contains:
- a CDS encoding 1-deoxy-D-xylulose-5-phosphate reductoisomerase; translated protein: MTEPKRVAILGSTGSIGTQTLEVIRQHPEDFIVEVLTAQNNADLLIAQALEFVPNAVVIGNEELYGKVKEALIPQDIKVFAGTKAIAQVVEMDSIDVVLTALVGYSGLIPTVNAIKAGKQIALANKETMVVAGEIITALAKENRVNIYPVDSEHSAIFQCLVGEFHNPIEKIILTASGGPFRGKDKTFLETVTVEQALKHPNWDMGAKITIDSASLMNKGLEVIEAKWLFGLKTEQIDVIVHPQSIIHSLVQFEDGSLKAQLGLPDMRIPIQFALSFPDRLKSNFERFNFLDYPQLTFEQPDLKTFRNLQLAYDALAKGGNSPCVLNAANEIAVAAFLKKEVGFLQMSDLIGETLEKAEFIAHPKLEDYVETDQRAREITKELITNKV
- the rseP gene encoding RIP metalloprotease RseP, translating into MDTLIMVGQLLLGLSILVGLHELGHLLTAKMFGMRVEKFSIGFPPKIAGFQYGETEYSIGAIPLGGFVKISGMVDESMDSEQMAGEPQPWEFRSKPAWQRLIVMLGGIIVNVITGIVIFVILVFNNGETYFSRDQVIENGIVAYEIGESIGLKTGDKILDINGEPYQSINDLSSGAALLSENGFYTVDRDGEIIKVAIPRGFINSFNNEDAMSNFLDIRYPFELQGVTKGGAAEMAGITADDQILAVNGRSINYINDIREVLADAAGKEVDVTLLTADQDTTHTMVDVSEDGMIGIEMAQTVEMVQRKYGFAEAVKKGTTRAFSVVIVNAKAMGKMFTGEVSTKNVSGPIGMAKIYGDTWNWSKFWTITGLISMILAFMNLLPIPALDGGHVIFLLYEMISGRAPSDRFLENAQKVGMVVLLALMVFAIGNDVLKLIMGD
- a CDS encoding S1C family serine protease; this translates as MNNLIKTTGVSFLAGIAGAAAWSFLSFSEPVQPASFLPNSQQEVSFASQYEPPAPARTVPPISFVDASENSTESVVFIKNFSGTDPRRYSMFDYFFGGGGVPSQQVSTGSGVIISEDGYIVTNNHVIDRAETIEVVHKKQTYKATLVGTDKNTDIAVLKIEGENLPAIRKGNSRDLKIGEWVLAVGNPFNLTSTVTAGIVSAKERQINILGGDFPLESFIQTDAPINPGNSGGALVNVDGELVGINTAILSRTGSYTGYGFAVPVDIALKVANDLIQYGEVQKAIPGIEAVEITPELAEEMQINTLDGVIVTHVIKDGAAERAGLQRNDVITDLGDQRITGKGSFEEALSYYYPGDKLSVSFLRDGKPKMANLTLQNLEGGNGVIKREFYSSRILGAKLEAVNTIEKDKFGVDYGIKISGLTRGYLRELGLREGFILTQINRQPAQDPKQVGEYLEKYSGRLLLEGVASNGQPFLQSYTIR